A single window of Chitinophaga sp. XS-30 DNA harbors:
- a CDS encoding nucleoside permease — protein sequence MNSNTRFQLSLMMFLEYFIWGAWYVTMNTYMVTNLHATGAEVGYAYMALAIATMISPFFVGMVADRYFPAQKVMAVLHLVGAAALYLATQTSDTWIFIGIVLFYSLLYMPTIALTNSVAFGQMSDPGKQFPAVRMFGTVGWIVAGLLIGYMLIEKTAGTFYIAAGASALLGIYGFLLPDTPPKGKSDASAVGTEALVLFRNRSYLVFFISAILICIPLSFYYGFANLFLHEAGMENAAGKMIYGQASEAVFILAIPLLLRRIGVKNMLLLGMTAWVLRYVLFAYGDSGANIWMLYAGIILHGVCYDFFFVTGYMYTENRAGEKIKSAAQGLFTFATYGLGMVIGTLFSGYVADYYTVNGIRQWEPIWMVPVYIAAAVMLYFVLAFRDKKPV from the coding sequence TTGAACAGCAACACCCGGTTCCAGCTCTCACTCATGATGTTCCTCGAATACTTCATCTGGGGCGCATGGTATGTGACCATGAATACCTATATGGTCACCAATCTGCACGCAACAGGTGCAGAAGTAGGCTACGCCTATATGGCCCTGGCTATCGCCACCATGATATCCCCGTTCTTCGTGGGGATGGTGGCCGACCGGTACTTTCCGGCGCAAAAGGTCATGGCCGTTCTCCACCTCGTTGGCGCGGCGGCGCTCTACCTCGCCACACAAACATCCGATACCTGGATCTTTATCGGGATCGTGCTCTTTTATTCCCTGCTGTACATGCCTACTATCGCGCTAACCAATAGTGTGGCATTCGGACAGATGAGCGATCCCGGGAAGCAATTCCCTGCCGTGCGGATGTTCGGGACCGTGGGCTGGATCGTGGCCGGTTTGCTGATCGGCTATATGCTCATTGAGAAGACAGCCGGCACCTTTTATATTGCGGCCGGAGCTTCCGCCCTGCTCGGCATCTACGGATTCCTGCTGCCGGATACCCCGCCGAAAGGCAAAAGCGATGCATCCGCCGTTGGCACGGAAGCCCTCGTGCTGTTCAGGAACCGCTCGTATCTCGTATTCTTCATATCGGCCATCCTCATCTGCATCCCGCTGAGCTTCTATTACGGCTTCGCCAATCTCTTCCTGCATGAAGCGGGTATGGAGAACGCCGCCGGGAAAATGATCTATGGCCAGGCTTCGGAAGCGGTATTCATACTCGCCATTCCCCTGCTGCTGCGCCGCATCGGCGTAAAGAACATGCTGCTGCTGGGGATGACGGCCTGGGTGCTGAGGTATGTGCTCTTTGCGTATGGGGACAGCGGCGCGAACATCTGGATGTTATATGCCGGCATCATCCTGCACGGCGTCTGTTATGATTTCTTCTTCGTTACCGGTTACATGTACACGGAGAACAGGGCGGGAGAAAAGATCAAAAGCGCGGCGCAGGGGCTGTTCACCTTCGCTACCTACGGGCTGGGCATGGTCATCGGCACGCTATTCTCCGGATATGTGGCGGATTACTACACGGTGAACGGCATACGGCAATGGGAACCGATCTGGATGGTGCCGGTGTACATCGCGGCAGCCGTGATGCTGTATTTCGTGCTGGCGTTCCGGGATAAAAAACCTGTCTGA
- the nth gene encoding endonuclease III, with protein sequence MTRKERFQYVIDYFEQHAPDAETELIYDNPYQLLVAVILSAQCTDKRVNMTTPAIFELYPDIAALSKATFDDLFPLIRSISYPNNKTRHLIGMANMVMDDFNGEIPATVPELVKLPGVGRKTANVITSVIHHQPNMAVDTHVFRVSARLGLTVNAKTPLQTEQQLLKYIPEEKVHVAHHWLILHGRYICLARSPKCGECGLRPVCKYYQQLVKA encoded by the coding sequence ATGACCAGGAAAGAGCGATTCCAGTACGTGATCGATTATTTCGAGCAGCATGCTCCAGATGCAGAAACAGAACTGATCTATGACAATCCCTACCAGTTGCTGGTAGCCGTTATTTTGTCCGCCCAATGCACGGACAAACGGGTGAATATGACCACTCCCGCCATTTTTGAGTTATACCCGGACATTGCCGCCCTGAGCAAAGCCACGTTCGATGACCTTTTTCCGCTGATCCGGAGCATCAGCTATCCCAACAATAAAACCAGGCACCTCATTGGCATGGCTAACATGGTAATGGACGATTTCAATGGCGAGATACCGGCTACTGTGCCGGAACTGGTGAAACTGCCCGGTGTGGGCCGAAAGACCGCCAATGTGATCACCAGCGTTATCCATCATCAGCCGAATATGGCCGTGGATACCCATGTTTTTCGCGTATCCGCCCGGCTGGGCCTGACCGTAAATGCCAAAACGCCGCTGCAAACGGAGCAGCAGCTATTGAAATACATTCCCGAAGAAAAGGTACATGTGGCGCATCACTGGCTGATCCTGCACGGCCGTTACATCTGCCTGGCACGCAGCCCCAAATGCGGGGAATGCGGGCTCCGGCCGGTCTGCAAATATTACCAACAGCTGGTTAAAGCCTGA
- a CDS encoding septum formation initiator family protein — MKKISIPAVLRNKYVVSGAAFFIWLMFLDRNNIFTQYQLYSEVREQEAQKAFYKKEIERTRQDQYELLSSPEKLEKFAREKYRMKKDDEDLFIIPDPTTSQN; from the coding sequence ATGAAGAAGATCAGCATACCAGCCGTCCTGCGCAACAAATATGTTGTGAGCGGAGCAGCCTTCTTCATATGGCTGATGTTCCTCGACCGCAATAATATCTTTACCCAATACCAGCTTTACTCCGAAGTAAGGGAACAGGAAGCCCAGAAAGCATTCTATAAAAAGGAAATTGAAAGGACCCGGCAAGATCAATACGAACTGCTGTCCAGCCCCGAAAAACTGGAAAAATTCGCCCGGGAGAAATACCGTATGAAAAAAGATGATGAAGACCTGTTCATCATCCCCGACCCTACCACCAGCCAGAACTAA
- the eno gene encoding phosphopyruvate hydratase → MSIISEIHARQILDSRGNPTVEVDVTTEDGHVGRAAVPSGASTGKHEAVELRDGDKGAYMGKGVIKAVTNVNETIADELIGWDISDQAGVDKLLIELDGTENKAKLGANATLAVSMAVAKAAAEAFGLPLFRYLGGVNATTLPIPLMNIVNGGAHADNKIDFQEFMIVPNGAGSFSEGLRWGVEVFHHLKSVLKKKGYSTNVGDEGGFAPEIQSNEEAIETVLQAIEAAGYKAGSQINIALDAASSEMYDEKTNSYKFYKSSQKIISSDEMVAYWTEWVKKYPIVSIEDGMAEDDWSGWKKLTEAIGANVQLVGDDLFVTNVKRLKQGIDQDIANSILVKVNQIGTVTETINAVTMAHKAGYTSIMSHRSGETEDTTIADLAVALNCGQIKTGSASRTDRMAKYNQLIRIEELLDSSAFYPGNSVKFGKK, encoded by the coding sequence ATGAGTATCATTTCAGAGATCCATGCCAGACAGATTTTAGACAGCCGCGGCAATCCGACGGTGGAAGTAGACGTAACTACGGAAGACGGCCATGTTGGACGGGCCGCTGTGCCATCCGGCGCTTCCACGGGCAAACACGAAGCCGTTGAGCTCCGTGACGGTGACAAAGGGGCATATATGGGAAAAGGCGTGATCAAAGCTGTGACCAATGTGAACGAAACGATAGCAGATGAACTGATCGGCTGGGATATCAGCGACCAGGCGGGTGTAGACAAGCTCCTGATAGAACTGGATGGAACTGAAAATAAAGCCAAGCTGGGCGCCAATGCCACCCTTGCCGTGAGCATGGCGGTAGCCAAAGCGGCCGCAGAAGCCTTCGGCCTGCCCCTGTTCCGCTACCTCGGCGGCGTAAATGCCACCACGCTGCCCATTCCCCTGATGAACATCGTGAACGGCGGCGCACATGCTGACAACAAGATCGATTTCCAGGAATTCATGATCGTACCGAATGGCGCCGGCTCCTTCTCCGAAGGCCTCCGCTGGGGCGTGGAAGTATTCCACCACCTGAAATCCGTACTGAAAAAGAAAGGATACAGCACCAACGTAGGTGACGAAGGCGGTTTCGCTCCCGAGATCCAGAGCAATGAAGAAGCGATCGAAACCGTGCTCCAGGCTATCGAAGCCGCAGGTTACAAAGCCGGCTCCCAGATCAATATCGCCCTGGATGCCGCCAGCAGCGAAATGTACGACGAGAAGACCAACTCCTACAAATTCTACAAAAGCTCCCAGAAAATCATCAGCAGCGATGAAATGGTGGCCTACTGGACAGAATGGGTGAAAAAATATCCCATCGTTTCCATCGAGGACGGTATGGCCGAAGACGACTGGAGCGGCTGGAAAAAACTGACCGAAGCCATCGGCGCCAATGTTCAGCTCGTGGGTGACGACCTGTTCGTAACCAATGTAAAACGCCTGAAACAGGGTATCGACCAGGATATCGCTAACAGCATCCTGGTAAAAGTGAACCAGATCGGTACAGTGACGGAAACCATCAACGCGGTAACCATGGCCCACAAAGCCGGTTACACTTCCATCATGAGCCACCGCTCCGGTGAAACCGAAGATACCACCATCGCCGACCTGGCGGTAGCACTGAACTGCGGTCAGATCAAGACCGGTTCCGCCAGCCGTACAGACCGCATGGCCAAGTACAACCAGCTGATCCGCATCGAAGAACTGCTGGACAGCAGCGCTTTTTATCCGGGAAATTCCGTTAAATTTGGTAAGAAATAA